One window from the genome of Mycolicibacterium gadium encodes:
- a CDS encoding NifU family protein → MSTTAVEAPASQVPTTDGDADFESLARRVDDAAAALEGLDESSRAVADEVKAAVEAIHRAGLVTIVQRLRSDDAARAVLFELVDDPVVHMLLSLHGIVRPDPMTHANRVLVTVRPQLQSHGGDVVLVRIEDGTAFVRLDGACNGCSMSSVTLRNLVESALVEGVPSITGVEVLPNEPSPTLIPLESLRIGPDPASEGWVKVGPTASLPDDDLTTLSLSSASGDLVDIIVVNAGRRLSAYRNECAHEGLPLDNAVLDIANGTLTCPWHGFCYDATSGECLSAPGAQLEQVPLRVDSGDVWVRVGT, encoded by the coding sequence ATGTCAACCACGGCCGTGGAAGCGCCGGCAAGCCAAGTGCCGACCACCGATGGCGACGCCGACTTCGAGAGCCTGGCCAGGCGCGTCGATGACGCCGCGGCCGCGCTTGAGGGGTTGGATGAGTCGTCGCGGGCGGTCGCAGACGAGGTCAAGGCTGCCGTCGAGGCCATTCACCGCGCCGGGCTGGTGACGATCGTCCAGCGGCTGCGGTCCGACGACGCCGCCCGGGCGGTGTTGTTCGAACTCGTCGACGATCCGGTCGTGCACATGCTCCTGTCGCTGCACGGGATCGTGCGGCCCGATCCGATGACACACGCCAATCGCGTATTGGTGACGGTGCGGCCCCAATTGCAGAGCCACGGCGGGGATGTCGTCCTGGTGCGGATCGAAGATGGCACCGCATTCGTGCGGCTCGACGGTGCCTGCAACGGCTGCTCGATGTCCTCGGTGACGCTTCGAAACCTCGTCGAAAGCGCACTTGTGGAAGGTGTGCCGTCGATCACCGGTGTGGAGGTGCTGCCGAATGAGCCTTCACCCACGCTGATCCCACTGGAGTCGCTGCGCATCGGGCCGGACCCCGCCAGCGAGGGTTGGGTGAAGGTGGGTCCCACCGCGAGCCTGCCCGACGACGACCTCACCACCTTGAGCCTGTCCTCGGCGTCCGGTGACCTTGTCGACATCATCGTGGTGAACGCCGGTCGACGGCTTTCGGCCTACCGTAACGAATGTGCCCATGAGGGCTTGCCTTTGGACAATGCTGTGCTCGACATCGCCAACGGCACGCTGACGTGCCCATGGCACGGCTTCTGTTACGACGCGACATCGGGGGAGTGCCTGAGCGCCCCAGGGGCGCAGCTGGAGCAGGTGCCGCTGCGGGTCGATTCCGGCGACGTCTGGGTTCGAGTCGGGACATGA
- a CDS encoding tetratricopeptide repeat protein: MTALPTDAEITRSTVAAVRPQPLGTFPLPLGYMLIPAVSTTGADTEAVRLALLAGNVPQDWPDGMAAHELALAGDRTAALAALRGTDPVTRYNRFVLDPDSEDVDELRSSLGEFGTLVDLVLFVLGRSDTPPEPGDTNGELAAVALSAQASQALDDGDPSGAVALLERAAAAAGPDSGRLQGVLVGAAASICRDLGEPDAAQRLQQALRLLDGADGLRIGRAELHLNLAGLLHEQAEDRPDLLAQAIPHYHSALQLVLRDEAPLLWAATHANLATAYLTMPMVEASGQLRLGVAAQSLRSALKVYTRETYPEQWASVQLNLANSLVYTPSKHQADNLVEAVELYEGVLEARDRETDPLGRARVLANQGNALAHLGMFDQAKAKLYESRFLFEDLGDVDSVRAVRGVLDEIAREHALARTAPEPD; the protein is encoded by the coding sequence ATGACCGCACTTCCCACAGATGCCGAAATCACCCGTTCGACCGTCGCCGCGGTGCGTCCGCAACCCCTTGGCACCTTTCCGCTTCCCTTGGGCTACATGCTGATACCCGCAGTATCGACTACGGGTGCGGACACCGAAGCAGTGCGCTTGGCGCTGCTGGCCGGCAACGTGCCGCAGGACTGGCCCGACGGCATGGCGGCACACGAACTCGCTCTTGCAGGGGACCGTACAGCGGCGCTGGCGGCGTTGCGGGGGACCGATCCGGTGACCCGCTACAACCGGTTCGTCCTCGATCCCGACAGCGAGGACGTCGACGAGTTACGGTCGAGCCTCGGGGAATTCGGCACCCTCGTCGACCTCGTCCTGTTCGTCCTCGGTCGGTCCGACACCCCGCCCGAACCTGGCGACACCAACGGTGAGCTGGCTGCGGTCGCTCTCTCGGCACAGGCGAGTCAGGCACTCGACGATGGGGACCCGTCGGGGGCCGTCGCATTGCTCGAGCGCGCCGCCGCCGCCGCAGGCCCCGATTCGGGGCGGTTGCAGGGTGTCCTCGTGGGCGCGGCGGCGTCGATCTGCCGAGATCTTGGCGAACCGGACGCGGCGCAGCGACTCCAGCAGGCGTTGCGCCTTCTGGACGGCGCGGACGGTCTCCGCATCGGGCGCGCCGAACTGCATCTGAACCTTGCCGGATTGCTGCACGAGCAGGCCGAGGACCGTCCCGATCTGCTGGCCCAGGCGATTCCGCACTATCACTCCGCGTTGCAGCTGGTGCTGCGCGATGAGGCGCCGCTGCTGTGGGCGGCCACGCACGCTAATCTCGCCACCGCTTACCTGACGATGCCGATGGTGGAGGCTTCGGGGCAACTGCGGCTCGGCGTCGCCGCACAATCGTTGCGGTCGGCGTTGAAGGTCTACACCCGTGAAACGTATCCCGAGCAATGGGCGAGCGTTCAACTCAATCTGGCGAACTCGCTGGTCTACACCCCGTCCAAGCATCAAGCGGACAACCTGGTCGAGGCGGTCGAACTCTACGAGGGTGTGCTCGAGGCCAGGGATCGTGAGACCGATCCGCTGGGCAGGGCCAGGGTGCTGGCCAACCAGGGCAACGCGCTGGCCCATCTCGGGATGTTCGATCAGGCCAAGGCGAAACTGTACGAATCCCGGTTCCTGTTCGAGGATCTCGGCGATGTCGATTCGGTGCGCGCTGTGCGCGGCGTGCTCGACGAGATCGCCCGCGAGCACGCTTTGGCCCGAACCGCACCCGAACCCGATTAG
- a CDS encoding HypC/HybG/HupF family hydrogenase formation chaperone: MCLGIPGRIVEITDAANYLAKVDVSGVRRTISIRLLEKDLPEPDEWVLVHVGFAMAKIDETEALLTLAAVQKLGTSYAEEIEAFDSSSII; this comes from the coding sequence ATGTGTCTTGGAATTCCCGGCCGGATCGTCGAGATCACCGATGCAGCAAACTATTTGGCGAAAGTAGATGTCAGTGGGGTACGGCGGACGATCAGCATCCGGCTGCTCGAGAAGGATTTGCCTGAACCGGACGAGTGGGTGCTGGTTCATGTCGGTTTCGCGATGGCCAAGATCGACGAGACGGAGGCGTTGCTGACGCTTGCGGCTGTCCAAAAGCTCGGCACCAGCTACGCCGAAGAGATCGAAGCCTTCGATTCGTCCTCAATCATCTGA
- the hypF gene encoding carbamoyltransferase HypF, with product MTQTSLILKSEDVRYRFTVTGVVQGVGFRPFVHRTATALGLAGFVGNDSRAVFIEVQGPTATVDVFARQLRAEAPPLATISTVSAVQMAADPGAPGFRIVDSEMVDGAASAIPPDIAVCDECVAELFDPRDRRYRHPFVTCTNCGPRFTIIRELPYDRPSTTMAGFQMCDRCAAEYQDPANRRFHAQPVSCPDCGPSLWFRSGNRLVRGSDPALEATQRALGGGAVVAIKGIGGYHLSCAVDDDDALAALRARKARGGKPFAILVRDLEVARRFAEIDDAAAAVLSSPARPIVLLRRRSGTRISELVAPRSPLIGLMLPYSPVHHLLFAPIPGVQTPVPDALVMTSANRSDEPICFTDEDAAQRLSGSSALADAVLDHDRPIHVPCDDSVVRIVDGRELPIRRSRGYAPLPVEIPTPAGRSAATVLAVGGELKNTFCLIEENRAFCSGHIGDMATLDTLRAFEHAVDQLCGIRRKPQRLAADLHPGYHTRAWAERHADGRPLDLVQHHHAHVVSLLAEHGRLCEPIIGVAFDGTGYGCDGTVWGGEILAIGPDTHRFTRVGHLVPVPLPGGDVAVRNPWRMALSQLWAAGIDWDQDLAPVTAASPTELRMLRSQFRSGTGCVPCSSMGRLFDAVAALLGVRQRIEYEGQAAIELEMLAESASNTPRDPALRLAVGADGQIHSAGLMQAIVSALRAGVDAALLAAAFHEAVAVAVAEVVSLVAGSVALVGLTGGVFQNVLLLRACRRHLEAAGFTVLTHHIVPPNDGGLALGQAAVSMLTALEPDGDAAFGKHGEFRNEHD from the coding sequence GTGACCCAGACATCGCTGATCCTGAAATCCGAGGACGTCCGATATCGATTCACGGTGACCGGCGTGGTCCAGGGCGTCGGCTTCCGCCCGTTTGTGCATCGGACTGCCACCGCGCTGGGGCTGGCCGGATTCGTCGGCAACGATTCCAGGGCCGTATTCATCGAGGTGCAGGGACCGACGGCCACCGTTGATGTGTTCGCCCGACAGCTTCGCGCCGAGGCGCCGCCCCTCGCGACGATCAGCACGGTATCGGCGGTTCAAATGGCTGCCGACCCAGGTGCGCCTGGCTTCCGGATCGTGGACAGCGAGATGGTCGACGGTGCCGCATCCGCGATTCCACCTGACATCGCGGTGTGTGACGAATGCGTCGCCGAGTTGTTCGACCCCCGCGACCGGCGTTACCGGCACCCGTTCGTCACGTGTACGAACTGCGGGCCGAGGTTTACGATCATCCGCGAGCTGCCATATGACCGCCCAAGCACCACGATGGCCGGCTTCCAGATGTGCGACCGGTGCGCTGCCGAATATCAGGACCCGGCGAACCGGCGATTTCACGCACAGCCGGTCTCATGCCCGGACTGTGGCCCGTCGTTGTGGTTCCGGTCCGGCAATAGACTGGTCCGCGGATCGGACCCCGCGCTGGAGGCAACCCAGCGAGCACTTGGTGGGGGCGCCGTCGTCGCGATCAAGGGGATCGGCGGGTATCACCTGAGTTGTGCTGTCGACGACGACGATGCGCTCGCCGCACTGCGTGCCCGAAAGGCCAGGGGCGGCAAGCCGTTCGCGATCCTGGTCCGCGATCTCGAGGTCGCGCGTCGATTCGCGGAAATTGACGACGCCGCGGCCGCGGTGTTGTCCAGCCCTGCGCGCCCGATCGTGCTGTTGCGCCGCAGATCCGGCACCCGGATCTCTGAGCTGGTTGCACCGCGCAGTCCGCTGATCGGGCTGATGCTGCCGTATTCTCCTGTTCACCATCTGCTCTTCGCGCCCATCCCGGGTGTCCAGACGCCGGTGCCGGATGCGTTGGTGATGACCAGCGCCAACCGCTCGGACGAACCGATCTGCTTCACCGATGAAGATGCTGCACAGCGACTTTCGGGTTCTTCGGCGCTCGCTGACGCGGTGCTCGACCACGACCGGCCGATTCATGTACCGTGCGATGATTCGGTGGTCCGCATTGTCGACGGCAGGGAACTGCCGATACGCAGGTCCCGCGGCTATGCGCCACTGCCCGTTGAGATCCCAACCCCGGCCGGGCGAAGCGCCGCCACGGTGCTGGCCGTCGGCGGTGAGCTGAAGAACACCTTCTGCCTCATCGAGGAGAATCGTGCCTTCTGCTCGGGTCACATCGGCGACATGGCCACCCTCGACACGCTGCGTGCATTCGAACACGCCGTCGACCAGCTCTGCGGAATCCGTCGGAAGCCGCAGCGGTTGGCCGCAGACCTGCATCCCGGCTATCACACGCGGGCATGGGCCGAGCGTCACGCCGACGGGCGCCCGTTGGACCTCGTCCAGCACCACCATGCACATGTGGTGTCGCTACTTGCCGAGCACGGCAGATTATGCGAACCGATCATCGGGGTCGCCTTCGACGGCACCGGTTACGGCTGCGACGGAACTGTATGGGGCGGCGAGATTCTCGCAATCGGACCCGACACGCACCGCTTCACGCGCGTCGGCCACCTGGTGCCCGTGCCGCTGCCCGGTGGCGACGTGGCGGTCCGGAATCCGTGGCGGATGGCGCTGTCACAACTGTGGGCGGCCGGCATCGACTGGGACCAGGACCTGGCTCCCGTTACCGCGGCCTCGCCCACGGAGCTGCGGATGCTGCGCTCCCAGTTCCGCAGCGGAACGGGATGTGTGCCCTGTTCGAGCATGGGGCGCCTGTTCGACGCGGTTGCCGCGCTGCTCGGCGTGCGGCAGCGGATCGAATACGAAGGCCAGGCCGCGATCGAACTCGAGATGCTGGCCGAGTCCGCGAGCAATACGCCGCGTGATCCGGCGCTACGGCTGGCCGTGGGCGCAGACGGCCAGATTCATTCCGCGGGGTTGATGCAGGCGATCGTGTCGGCGCTGCGGGCCGGAGTCGACGCCGCGTTGTTGGCGGCGGCCTTCCACGAGGCGGTCGCGGTCGCCGTCGCCGAGGTGGTGTCTCTGGTGGCCGGTTCGGTTGCGCTGGTGGGGCTCACAGGCGGCGTGTTCCAGAACGTCCTGCTGTTGCGGGCGTGCCGGCGGCACCTGGAAGCGGCAGGATTCACTGTGCTCACCCACCACATCGTTCCGCCCAACGACGGTGGGCTCGCGTTGGGGCAGGCGGCGGTTTCCATGCTGACCGCGCTGGAGCCCGACGGTGACGCCGCGTTCGGCAAACACGGGGAGTTTCGCAATGAACACGACTGA
- a CDS encoding NHL repeat-containing protein — protein MTQFTVRHNIGTFRGRADPEPGDDLTAGWSPDVWLGAAAPGGLALPSASPSMAWMYSPRGVFLGDDHLVVADSGNHRVLVWHGVPDHDEQPADIVLGQPDGHTEGRAAAGRGPERGMNLPTGVLVHDGRLVVADAWHHRILVWNSVPEVSDVAPDIILGQDDAAAVEPNRGGDCSASTFYWPFGIAVVGSRFWVADTGNRRVLGWDNGIPDPGQPADIILGQPDAAHRDENRGGAVGPASFRWPHDITGTDGLLLIADAGDHRLLGWSPEPDSDRDADIVLGQVDFTSADEWPYGPHTGDRFRFPYAAQFDGCGGPNERLAVADTANNRILLWDGMPRDGRTADHVLGQPNFASNGENRWTSVQRDTLCWPYGISLRSDRLAVADSGNNRVVVWRCR, from the coding sequence ATGACCCAGTTCACCGTCCGCCACAACATCGGCACGTTCCGGGGTCGGGCCGATCCCGAACCGGGGGACGACCTGACCGCAGGGTGGTCACCCGATGTGTGGCTCGGTGCTGCGGCACCCGGCGGATTGGCCTTGCCGTCCGCCAGTCCGTCGATGGCGTGGATGTATTCGCCGCGAGGAGTCTTCCTCGGCGATGACCATCTCGTGGTCGCCGATTCCGGCAACCACCGGGTGCTCGTGTGGCACGGAGTTCCGGACCACGATGAGCAGCCCGCCGACATCGTCCTCGGTCAGCCGGACGGCCATACCGAAGGAAGGGCCGCCGCCGGCCGCGGACCAGAACGGGGAATGAACCTGCCCACCGGTGTGCTCGTGCATGACGGGCGGCTCGTCGTCGCCGACGCCTGGCACCACCGGATCCTGGTGTGGAACTCGGTCCCCGAGGTCAGCGACGTCGCGCCGGACATCATCCTCGGACAGGATGATGCCGCAGCCGTGGAGCCCAATCGCGGTGGTGACTGCTCGGCATCGACGTTCTACTGGCCGTTCGGCATCGCGGTCGTGGGCTCCCGATTCTGGGTCGCCGACACCGGTAATCGACGAGTCCTCGGCTGGGACAACGGTATCCCCGACCCCGGGCAGCCGGCCGACATCATCCTGGGTCAACCCGACGCGGCCCACCGCGACGAGAACCGCGGTGGAGCCGTCGGCCCCGCCAGCTTTCGCTGGCCCCATGACATCACCGGCACCGATGGCCTGCTGCTGATCGCCGACGCGGGGGACCATCGACTGCTGGGCTGGTCGCCTGAACCCGACTCGGACCGCGATGCGGATATCGTTCTCGGACAGGTCGATTTCACGTCGGCCGACGAATGGCCCTACGGTCCGCACACCGGGGACCGATTTCGCTTCCCCTACGCGGCTCAATTCGACGGCTGCGGCGGCCCGAACGAGCGGCTGGCGGTGGCTGACACCGCGAACAACCGAATCCTGTTGTGGGACGGCATGCCCCGCGACGGTCGCACCGCTGACCATGTGTTGGGGCAGCCGAATTTCGCATCCAACGGTGAGAACCGGTGGACGTCGGTTCAACGAGACACCCTGTGCTGGCCGTACGGCATCTCTCTTCGTAGCGATCGGCTGGCGGTGGCGGATTCGGGCAACAACAGGGTCGTGGTCTGGCGGTGTCGGTGA
- a CDS encoding DUF6390 family protein, producing MSAARRSLDTGGAEMFARYAYAPNRLGYCGPPEAGTLRGGTADEVREVAKGFSGAWPYLQVLSRMTGIADPLDHRLVESYWLGGGVAADLDPREFADELLAVIGPRAGHYWSHLTSDLGAEAAGNHCFHVFGVYPWSRLLGRGMDEHPLRVLDGCRITWATVLSRDDHQVEVSAPELVWDGRALGMSEPSARRLEIWEDGYSAVPDAAAGDEVAVHWGRLCGRLSADQVRTLQDSTARQLRLTNHRLAQAQ from the coding sequence TTGTCGGCGGCTCGGCGATCCCTTGACACCGGGGGCGCCGAGATGTTCGCACGCTACGCCTACGCCCCGAACCGACTCGGCTATTGCGGCCCGCCGGAGGCGGGCACCTTGCGGGGCGGCACGGCCGACGAGGTGCGAGAAGTCGCGAAGGGATTTTCCGGTGCCTGGCCGTACCTGCAGGTGTTGTCCCGGATGACCGGTATCGCAGATCCGTTGGACCATCGACTCGTCGAGTCATACTGGCTTGGTGGCGGCGTCGCCGCCGATCTCGACCCGCGGGAGTTCGCCGACGAACTGTTGGCGGTGATCGGCCCGCGGGCGGGCCACTACTGGTCGCACCTCACCTCGGATCTCGGTGCCGAAGCGGCTGGCAACCATTGCTTCCACGTGTTCGGGGTGTATCCATGGTCGCGGCTGCTCGGGCGCGGAATGGACGAGCATCCGCTGCGGGTTCTCGACGGCTGCCGAATAACGTGGGCCACCGTGCTGTCCCGTGACGATCATCAGGTCGAGGTGTCAGCCCCCGAGCTGGTCTGGGACGGCCGCGCCCTGGGGATGTCCGAACCGTCGGCACGGCGCCTGGAAATCTGGGAGGACGGGTACAGCGCTGTGCCCGATGCCGCTGCTGGCGACGAAGTCGCCGTGCACTGGGGTCGATTGTGCGGTCGGCTGTCGGCTGATCAGGTTCGGACGCTTCAGGACAGTACGGCCCGGCAGCTCAGGCTCACCAATCACCGTCTTGCGCAGGCGCAATGA
- a CDS encoding HypC/HybG/HupF family hydrogenase formation chaperone, producing MNTTDVELGLGADLAADLAATALSLARRFSAGATMWCLAPSWQPHAQHIAVEFVHPVIVGKPALPAVALAGPDLVDVVRVSVRAGDVVIAVADADDPDVRSVMRRAPAWGATTIWIGNGQRPPAGAADHVLWLDDPDPRAPATGAFVLLYHLLWELTHVCFEHPGLLKPTECNEEVCITCSDEGRLGEVLSARTQGSARVRTAEGVETVSTMLVDPVDAGELVLVHAGMAIGKVGDL from the coding sequence ATGAACACGACTGACGTCGAACTAGGGCTCGGGGCAGATCTTGCCGCCGATCTCGCCGCGACCGCACTATCTTTGGCGCGACGATTTTCCGCCGGCGCCACGATGTGGTGCCTCGCGCCGTCGTGGCAGCCGCACGCCCAGCACATTGCGGTCGAGTTCGTGCATCCGGTGATCGTCGGCAAACCGGCGTTGCCCGCGGTGGCGCTTGCCGGACCAGACCTGGTCGACGTGGTGCGCGTGTCCGTTCGTGCCGGCGACGTCGTGATCGCGGTCGCCGATGCCGACGACCCCGACGTACGGTCGGTGATGCGCAGGGCGCCGGCCTGGGGTGCAACCACGATCTGGATCGGGAACGGACAGCGCCCTCCCGCCGGTGCGGCCGACCACGTGCTGTGGCTCGATGACCCCGATCCGAGAGCGCCCGCCACAGGAGCTTTCGTGTTGCTGTATCACCTGCTGTGGGAACTCACCCATGTCTGCTTCGAGCACCCGGGTCTGCTGAAGCCCACCGAGTGCAACGAGGAGGTCTGTATCACCTGCAGCGATGAGGGCCGCCTCGGCGAAGTGCTCTCCGCGCGGACGCAGGGGTCGGCTCGGGTGCGCACCGCAGAGGGGGTGGAGACCGTGTCGACCATGCTCGTCGATCCCGTTGACGCCGGCGAACTCGTGCTGGTTCATGCGGGGATGGCCATCGGCAAGGTCGGTGACCTATGA
- the hypD gene encoding hydrogenase formation protein HypD, with protein MRFVDEFRDPAAARKLLGAIERLAGNGAEHFKFMEVCGGHTHTIYRHGIEHLLPDNVELVHGPGCPVCVIPMGRIDDAMWLAQQPDVIFTCFGDMMRVPGSNGSLLDAKARGADVRFVYSPLDALKLAVDNPDKQVVFFAIGFETTAPSTAVTLVRARELGVENFTVFCNHVTIVPPIKAILDSPDLRLSGFLGPGHVSTVVGNRPYRFVPEVYGKPLVVAGFEPLDILASVAMLLTQIREGRCEVENQYSRVVHEEGNVAALTLMATVFALRPHFEWRGLGFISQSALKLHDDFAQFDAELRYAMPGVRVADPKACQCGEVLKGVLKPWECKVFGTACTPETPIGTCMVSAEGACAAYYNFGRMHRDAAKLVGLGARG; from the coding sequence ATGCGTTTCGTTGACGAGTTCCGTGATCCCGCGGCTGCCCGCAAGCTCCTCGGCGCCATCGAAAGGCTCGCGGGCAACGGTGCCGAACACTTCAAGTTCATGGAGGTGTGCGGCGGACACACCCACACCATCTACCGGCACGGTATCGAGCACCTGCTGCCGGATAACGTCGAGCTGGTGCACGGCCCCGGCTGTCCGGTCTGCGTAATCCCCATGGGCCGTATCGATGACGCGATGTGGCTGGCGCAGCAGCCCGATGTCATCTTCACCTGCTTCGGCGACATGATGCGCGTGCCCGGATCGAACGGCAGCCTTCTGGACGCGAAGGCACGCGGGGCCGACGTGCGGTTCGTCTACTCCCCGCTGGACGCGCTCAAGCTGGCCGTCGACAATCCCGACAAGCAGGTGGTGTTCTTCGCGATCGGCTTCGAAACCACCGCGCCGTCCACCGCGGTCACCTTGGTGCGCGCCCGCGAGCTGGGCGTCGAGAACTTCACGGTTTTCTGCAATCACGTCACGATCGTGCCGCCGATCAAGGCCATCCTCGATTCGCCTGATCTTCGACTGTCCGGCTTCCTAGGACCCGGCCACGTGTCAACCGTTGTCGGGAACAGGCCGTACCGGTTCGTCCCCGAGGTCTACGGTAAACCCTTGGTAGTGGCGGGCTTCGAGCCACTTGACATCTTGGCGTCGGTGGCAATGTTGTTGACCCAGATCCGCGAGGGTCGCTGCGAGGTGGAGAACCAGTACTCGCGCGTGGTGCACGAGGAGGGCAACGTCGCCGCCCTCACACTGATGGCGACGGTCTTCGCGCTGCGTCCGCATTTCGAATGGCGCGGGCTGGGTTTCATCTCGCAGAGCGCGTTGAAACTGCATGACGACTTCGCGCAGTTCGACGCCGAACTGCGATACGCGATGCCCGGTGTACGTGTGGCCGATCCGAAGGCGTGTCAGTGCGGCGAGGTGCTCAAGGGCGTCCTGAAGCCCTGGGAGTGCAAGGTTTTCGGTACCGCGTGCACCCCGGAGACACCGATCGGGACGTGCATGGTGTCCGCTGAGGGCGCCTGCGCGGCGTATTACAACTTCGGCCGGATGCACCGCGACGCCGCCAAGCTCGTGGGGCTCGGTGCACGAGGGTGA
- a CDS encoding D-sedoheptulose-7-phosphate isomerase, with the protein MRNEPGLDAGHEPTNFLYPFIDAQEHDRGSLLVDLAASAQAKAAESAALRRSTVESSAELLAKAAAEMAARFAAGGRLFTFGNGGSSTDATTLATLFARPPAGRALPAWSLTADEAILTALGNDVGFELVFARQLIARADSGDIAVAMSTSGSSADLTVALREARKRGMYVLGFAGYDGGTFATSPDVDACFIVHSQSVHRIQESQALLGYQLWSAVHEQGTEM; encoded by the coding sequence ATGAGGAACGAACCCGGCCTCGATGCGGGCCATGAGCCGACCAACTTCCTCTATCCGTTCATCGATGCTCAGGAACACGACCGGGGCTCTCTGCTCGTCGATCTCGCGGCATCGGCCCAAGCCAAGGCGGCCGAAAGCGCGGCCCTGCGCCGATCCACCGTGGAGTCCAGCGCGGAACTACTGGCAAAGGCGGCGGCCGAGATGGCGGCACGGTTCGCCGCGGGCGGCCGGCTGTTCACCTTCGGCAACGGCGGCAGTTCCACGGATGCGACGACGCTGGCGACGCTCTTCGCTCGGCCACCGGCCGGACGCGCCCTGCCGGCCTGGTCGTTGACCGCCGATGAAGCGATACTCACCGCACTGGGCAATGACGTCGGTTTCGAGCTCGTCTTCGCCCGACAGCTCATCGCGCGCGCGGATTCTGGGGACATCGCAGTAGCGATGTCCACCAGCGGTAGCTCCGCGGATCTGACAGTCGCCCTGCGGGAGGCGCGCAAGCGCGGCATGTATGTCCTCGGCTTCGCCGGATACGACGGCGGGACTTTCGCGACCAGTCCGGATGTCGACGCCTGCTTCATCGTTCACTCGCAGAGCGTGCATCGGATCCAGGAATCGCAGGCGCTGCTGGGATACCAACTGTGGTCGGCCGTGCACGAGCAAGGGACTGAGATGTGA
- the hypE gene encoding hydrogenase expression/formation protein HypE produces MSKAASEYLSSGPSFAEGEVIERIELFRRRRPRLRDEVVTLAHGAGGKASAALVDAVFLEAFRNPQLESLGDGAILTLPSGERVAMSTDSFVVQPLRFPGGSIGHLAVHGTVNDLAMVGAVPSWLSAAFVLEEGFPIAELQEIVADMAEAASVAGIQIVTGDTKVVSRGAADGLFITTTGAGVIPVDRTLSAESVRAGDKVLLSGSMGDHGMAVMLARGDLDLEADIASDTAAVSPLVELLLAAAPSTRWLRDPTRGGVGTVCNELAQSSGLGVVLDEAHLPIRPTVNGACEMLGIDPLYVANEGKFIAVVAPEEAQAGLAALRSHPLGVDAAEIGEITEEPAATVVVRTGFGGTRIVDMLVGDPLPRIC; encoded by the coding sequence ATGAGCAAGGCAGCAAGTGAGTACCTGTCCTCCGGGCCGAGCTTCGCCGAAGGTGAGGTGATCGAGCGGATCGAACTGTTTCGCCGGCGTCGTCCCCGGTTGCGCGACGAGGTGGTGACGCTCGCCCATGGAGCGGGCGGTAAGGCGTCGGCGGCGTTGGTCGACGCGGTGTTCCTGGAGGCCTTCCGTAATCCGCAACTCGAATCGCTGGGCGATGGTGCAATTCTCACACTGCCCAGTGGGGAGCGAGTCGCGATGTCCACCGACTCGTTTGTGGTGCAGCCCTTGCGATTCCCGGGCGGCTCGATCGGACATCTCGCCGTGCACGGCACCGTCAACGACCTGGCCATGGTCGGCGCGGTGCCGTCCTGGCTCTCTGCGGCATTCGTGCTCGAGGAGGGCTTCCCGATCGCCGAACTGCAGGAGATCGTCGCGGATATGGCGGAGGCGGCCAGCGTGGCCGGCATCCAGATCGTCACTGGCGACACAAAAGTGGTGTCCAGGGGCGCGGCCGACGGGTTGTTCATCACGACCACGGGAGCCGGCGTCATTCCGGTGGACCGGACCCTGTCGGCGGAATCGGTGCGCGCCGGGGACAAGGTGCTGCTGTCCGGATCGATGGGCGATCACGGCATGGCGGTCATGTTGGCCCGCGGCGACCTTGACCTCGAGGCGGACATCGCGTCGGACACCGCCGCAGTCAGCCCATTGGTGGAACTTCTACTGGCAGCTGCGCCGTCCACCCGCTGGCTGCGCGACCCCACCCGCGGTGGTGTCGGCACCGTCTGCAACGAACTCGCCCAGTCAAGCGGTCTCGGTGTGGTGCTGGACGAGGCACACCTGCCGATCCGCCCGACGGTCAATGGTGCCTGCGAAATGCTCGGCATCGACCCGCTTTACGTTGCCAATGAAGGCAAGTTCATTGCGGTCGTCGCACCCGAGGAAGCCCAGGCCGGCCTTGCCGCGTTGCGCTCGCATCCGCTGGGAGTAGATGCGGCCGAGATCGGCGAGATCACCGAGGAGCCGGCGGCGACGGTCGTGGTACGTACCGGATTCGGCGGCACCCGGATCGTTGACATGCTCGTGGGCGACCCGTTACCGCGTATCTGCTGA